The proteins below are encoded in one region of Brassica napus cultivar Da-Ae chromosome A6, Da-Ae, whole genome shotgun sequence:
- the LOC106445567 gene encoding F-box protein PP2-A12 isoform X1, with product MGASHSALHKDLSSSSSSSSCLGDLPEDCVAQIVENLDPIEICRLSKLNRAFRGASWADFVWESKLPPNYEAFLERILGGFPENLQKRDIYACLCRVNSFDQGTKKVWIDKRSGGVCLSISAKGLSITGIDDRRYWSHIPTDESRFASVAYLQQTWWFEVDGEIDFPFPAGTYSIFFRVQLGQSGKWFGRRVCNTEQVHGWDIKPVRFQLWTEDGQYSSSQCMLTERARWNHYHGGDFVVRESRRSSTKIKFSMTQIDCTHTKGGLSLDSVIVYPSSCKDRLNRSPV from the exons ATGGGTGCGAGTCACTCTGCTCTTCACAAGGATCTgtcttcttcctcgtcttctTCGTCTTGTTTAGGAGATCTACCTGAGGATTGCGTGGCTCAGATCGTTGAGAATTTGGACCCCATCGAGATCTGCAGACTCTCGAAGCTCAACAGGGCTTTCCGGGGAGCTTCATGGGCCGATTTCGTCTGGGAATCGAAGCTTCCTCCGAACTACGAGGCCTTTCTCGAGAGAATCCTTGGTGGTTTCCCGGAGAATCTCCAGAAAAGAGATATATACGCCTGTCTCTGCAGGGTTAACTCATTCGATCAAGGCACCAAG AAGGTATGGATAGATAAACGAAGCGGTGGTGTTTGTCTAAGCATCTCAGCTAAGGGCTTATCAATCACAGGGATTGATGATCGTCGATACTGGAGTCATATTCCCACTGATGAATCTCG gtTTGCTTCCGTGGCTTACCTTCAACAAACCTGGTGGTTTGAAGTCGACGGTGAGATTGACTTCCCGTTCCCGGCAGGAACCTACAGTATCTTCTTCAGGGTACAGCTAGGACAGTCTGGCAAGTGGTTTGGTCGACGGGTCTGTAATACAGAACAAGTCCATGGTTGGGACATTAAACCGGTTCGGTTTCAGCTCTGGACTGAAGATGGTCAATACTCCTCTTCTCAATGCATGTTAACCGAGCGGGCGAGGTGGAACCACTACCACGGTGGAGATTTTGTTGTCCGGGAATCAAGAAGGTCGTCGACGAAGATAAAATTTTCGATGACGCAGATCGATTGTACACATACCAAAGGCGGGTTGTCACTAGACTCTGTAATCGTATACCCGAGCTCGTGTAAAGACCGGTTGAACCGGAGTCCGGTTTAG
- the LOC106445567 gene encoding F-box protein PP2-A12 isoform X2 — protein sequence MGASHSALHKDLSSSSSSSSCLGDLPEDCVAQIVENLDPIEICRLSKLNRAFRGASWADFVWESKLPPNYEAFLERILGGFPENLQKRDIYACLCRVNSFDQGTKVWIDKRSGGVCLSISAKGLSITGIDDRRYWSHIPTDESRFASVAYLQQTWWFEVDGEIDFPFPAGTYSIFFRVQLGQSGKWFGRRVCNTEQVHGWDIKPVRFQLWTEDGQYSSSQCMLTERARWNHYHGGDFVVRESRRSSTKIKFSMTQIDCTHTKGGLSLDSVIVYPSSCKDRLNRSPV from the exons ATGGGTGCGAGTCACTCTGCTCTTCACAAGGATCTgtcttcttcctcgtcttctTCGTCTTGTTTAGGAGATCTACCTGAGGATTGCGTGGCTCAGATCGTTGAGAATTTGGACCCCATCGAGATCTGCAGACTCTCGAAGCTCAACAGGGCTTTCCGGGGAGCTTCATGGGCCGATTTCGTCTGGGAATCGAAGCTTCCTCCGAACTACGAGGCCTTTCTCGAGAGAATCCTTGGTGGTTTCCCGGAGAATCTCCAGAAAAGAGATATATACGCCTGTCTCTGCAGGGTTAACTCATTCGATCAAGGCACCAAG GTATGGATAGATAAACGAAGCGGTGGTGTTTGTCTAAGCATCTCAGCTAAGGGCTTATCAATCACAGGGATTGATGATCGTCGATACTGGAGTCATATTCCCACTGATGAATCTCG gtTTGCTTCCGTGGCTTACCTTCAACAAACCTGGTGGTTTGAAGTCGACGGTGAGATTGACTTCCCGTTCCCGGCAGGAACCTACAGTATCTTCTTCAGGGTACAGCTAGGACAGTCTGGCAAGTGGTTTGGTCGACGGGTCTGTAATACAGAACAAGTCCATGGTTGGGACATTAAACCGGTTCGGTTTCAGCTCTGGACTGAAGATGGTCAATACTCCTCTTCTCAATGCATGTTAACCGAGCGGGCGAGGTGGAACCACTACCACGGTGGAGATTTTGTTGTCCGGGAATCAAGAAGGTCGTCGACGAAGATAAAATTTTCGATGACGCAGATCGATTGTACACATACCAAAGGCGGGTTGTCACTAGACTCTGTAATCGTATACCCGAGCTCGTGTAAAGACCGGTTGAACCGGAGTCCGGTTTAG
- the LOC106445568 gene encoding serine/threonine-protein kinase PEPKR2-like produces MRKKRKGSEAEGSEEDSPCATTASRSSNFRSHFSLEGYARLKKRCKENDTVVDGEDSIGSFKRRLAGVATAPPCGASSLVSSGRGLKRKIGCIDVSTQTGRKNKIDDDYVFGPNIGKGKFGSVRICRSKSNGIDFACKTLKKGEETVHREVEIMQHLSGHPRVVTLHAVYEESDCFHLVMELCSGGRLIDQMVKEGRYSEQRAANIFKDLMLVINYCHEMGVVHRDIKPENILLTAAGKIQLADFGLAMRIAKGQTLSGLAGSPAYVAPEVLSESYSEKVDVWSAGVLLYALLSGVLPFKGDSLDAIFEAIKKVKLDFNSGVWESVSKPARDLLSRMLTRDESARITADEVLRHPWILFYTDRTLKTMCIKSKHKGQAGSPPGLQLRSPIKKTDVNRANREKKTPYDDSPTDSFSNTEEEEDESGVVDVLVVAISNVRISEPKRSRLCSPTNSPIEQQHSSNLTTTTNTLCRAF; encoded by the exons ATGAGGAAGAAGCGGAAAGGTAGTGAAGCTGAAGGTTCGGAGGAGGATTCACCATGTGCTACTACTGCATCTCGATCATCCAACTTCAGGTCACACTTCTCACTAGAAGGTTACGCTAGACTCAAGAAGCGTTGCAAGGAGAATGACACCGTCGTCGACGGCGAGGACTCTATTGGTTCCTTCAAGAGACGTCTCGCAGGCGTCGCTACTGCGCCTCCCTGCGGTGCGTCGTCTTTGGTTTCGTCGGGGAGAGGTTTGAAGAGGAAGATTGGTTGCATTGACGTTTCCACTCAGACTGGTAGGAAGAACAAGATTGACGATGATTATGTTTTTGGTCCTAACATTGGGAAAGGGAAGTTCGGGTCGGTTAGGATCTGTAGGTCGAAGAGTAATGGGATTGACTTTGCTTGTAAGACTTTGAAGAAAGGGGAGGAGACTGTTCACAGGGAGGTTGAGATTATGCAGCATTTGTCTGGTCATCCTCGGGTTGTCACGTTGCACGCTGTGTATGAAGAGTCTGATTGTTTCCATCTTGTGATGGAGCTGTGTTCGGGAGGACGTTTGATTGATCAGATGGTTAAGGAGGGGAGGTACTCTGAGCAGCGAGCAGCTAATATATTCAAGGACCTAATGCTTGTTATCAATTATTGCCACGAGATGGGAGTTGTGCATAGAGATATCAAACCTGAGAACATTCTTCTCACAGCTGCTGGGAAGATTCAGCTTGCTGACTTTGGCCTCGCCATGAGGATTGCAAAAG GTCAGACATTGTCTGGATTGGCGGGAAGTCCTGCTTATGTAGCACCTGAAGTTCTTTCTGAAAGTTATTCAGAGAAAGTCGACGTTTGGAGTGCAGGAGTCCTCTTATACGCTCTCTTGTCCGGTGTGCTCCCGTTTAAGGGAGACTCTTTGGATGCTATTTTCGAAGCGATCAAGAAAGTGAAGCTTGATTTCAACTCTGGAGTGTGGGAGTCTGTGTCCAAACCAGCTCGTGATCTATTGTCAAGAATGCTAACAAGGGACGAATCTGCTAGGATCACTGCGGATGAAGTGCTAA GGCACCCATGGATACTCTTTTACACTGACCGGACACTCAAGACAATGTGTATCAAGTCGAAGCACAAGGGTCAAGCAGGATCTCCTCCCGGCCTTCAGCTTCGCAGTCCGATAAAGAAAACCGACGTAAACAGAGCTAACAGAGAGAAGAAGACACCATATGATGATTCACCGACTGATTCATTCTCCAAcacagaggaggaagaagatgaaagcgGTGTGGTCGATGTGCTTGTGGTTGCAATCTCCAACGTGAGGATCTCAGAACCAAAGAGAAGCAGACTCTGTAGTCCCACGAACAGCCCCATTGAGCAGcaacactcttctaacttgacCACGACTACTAATACACTCTGTCGAGCCTTCTGA
- the LOC125610192 gene encoding thionin-like protein 2 yields MESRKVTMLVPIMILMMMGNLLDQSKAQQSSLGQREAEKIHFFQCFPSCLKECKSTHKFPASLKCPIICFKACLHPPSPSPSPSPSPSPSPSPSPSPSPSPSPSPSPSPSPSPSPSPSSEKTIDETNM; encoded by the exons atggagagcAGAAAAGTTACCATGTTAGTGCCAATAATGATACTTATGATGATGGGAAACCTTTTAGATCAATCAAAGGCTCAACAAAGTTCTTTAGGTCAAAGAGAAGCTGAGAAAATCCATTTTTTCCAGTGTTTTCCATCTTGTCTTAAAGAGTGCAAAAGTACTCACAAGTTTCCAGCGTCTCTTAAGTGTCCAATTATATGTTTTAAAGCCTGTCTTCATCCTCcttcaccatcaccatcaccatcaccatcaccatcaccatcaccatctccatctccatctccatctccatctccatctccatctccatctccatctccatctccatctccatctccatctccatcttCGGAGAAAACTATTGATGAAACTAAT ATGTGA
- the LOC106445570 gene encoding lysophospholipid acyltransferase 1 translates to MISMDMDSMAASIGVSVAVLRFLLCFVATIPVSFFWRIVPSRLGKHVYAAASGVFLSYLSFGFSSNLHFLVPMTIGYASMAMYRPKCGIITFFLGFAYLIGCHVFYMSGDAWKEGGIDSTGALMVLTLKVISCAVNYNDGMLKEEGLREAQKKNRLIEMPSLIEYFGYCLCCGSHFAGPVYEMKDYLQWTEGTGIWDSSEKRKQPSPYLATLRAIFQAGICMALYLYLVPQFPLTRFTEPVYQEWGFWKKFGYQYMAGQTARWKYYFIWSISEASIIISGLGFSGWTDDDASPKPKWDRAKNVDILGVELAKSAVQIPLVWNIQVSTWLRHYVYERLVKSGKKAGFFQLLATQTVSAVWHGLYPGYMMFFVQSALMIAGSRVIYRWQQAISPKLGVLRSMMVFINFLYTVLVLNYSAVGFMVLSLHETLTAYGSVYYIGTIIPVGLILLSYVVPAKPYRAKPRKEE, encoded by the exons ATGATATCGATGGACATGGATTCGATGGCTGCTTCGATCGGCGTATCGGTCGCCGTCCTTCGCTTCCTCCTCTGCTTCGTCGCCACCATCCCCGTCTCCTTCTTCTGGCGAATCGTTCCGAGTCGACTCGGCAAGCACGTCTACGCCGCCGCTTCAGGCGTGTTCCTCTCTTACCTCTCCTTCGGCTTCTCCTCGAATCTCCACTTCCTCGTCCCGATGACGATCGGATACGCTTCCATGGCGATGTATCGGCCCAAGTGtggaatcatcactttcttcctcGGCTTTGCTTATCTCATCGGCTG TCATGTGTTTTACATGAGTGGTGATGCGTGGAAAGAAGGAGGGATCGACTCCACTG GAGCGTTAATGGTGTTAACGCTGAAGGTTATCTCGTGTGCGGTTAATTACAATGATGGGATGTTGAAGGAGGAAGGCTTACGTGAAGCTCAGAAGAAGAACAGACTGATCGAGATGCCGTCTTTGATCGAGTACTTTGGTTACTGTCTCTGTTGCGGTAGCCATTTCGCTGGTCCTGTTTACGAAATGAAAGATTATCTCCAATGGACAGAGGGAACAGGa ATTTGGGATAGTTCCGAGAAAAGAAAGCAGCCATCGCCTTATTTAGCTACACTGCGAGCTATCTTCCAAGCTGGGATTTGCATGGCTTTGTATCTCTATCTAGTCCCTCAGTTCCCGTTGACTCGGTTTACTGAACCGGTGTACCAAGAATGGGGATTTTGGAAGAAGTTTGGTTACCAGTACATGGCGGGACAGACGGCTCGCTGGAAGTATTACTTCATCTGGTCGATCTCAGAGGCTTCTATTATCATCTCTGGTTTGGGTTTCAGCGGCTGGACTGATGATGATGCTTCGCCGAAACCCAAATGGGACCGTGCCAAGAACGTAGACATACTCGGTGTTGAACTTGCTAAGAGCGCTGTTCAGATTCCGCTTGTGTGGAACATACAAGTCAGCACCTGGCTCCGTCACT ACGTGTATGAGAGACTAGTGAAGAGTGGGAAGAAGGCAGGTTTCTTCCAGTTACTAGCTACACAAACCGTCAGTGCGGTTTGGCAT GGACTGTATCCTGGTTACATGATGTTCTTTGTTCAGTCAGCTTTGATGATCGCTGGCTCACGGG TTATTTACCGATGGCAACAAGCTATTAGTCCGAAATTGGGAGTGCTGAGAAGTATGATGGTGTTCATCAACTTCCTTTACACTGTTTTGGTTCTCAACTACTCAGCCGTCGGGTTCATG GTTTTAAGCTTGCACGAAACGCTCACTGCATACGGGAGCGTATACTACATAGGAACAATCATACCTGTTGGATTGATTCTCCTCAGCTACGTTGTTCCTGCGAAACCCTATCGAGCAAAGCCACGTAAAGAAGAATAA
- the LOC111216247 gene encoding dehydration-responsive element-binding protein 1F-like → MDNNDEIMLAEMTPKRRAGRRVFKETRHPVYRGIRRRNGDKWVCEVREPIHQRRIWLGTYPTAEMAARAHDVAALALRGRSACLNFADSAWRLPVPESTDPDVIRRVAAEAAEMFRPTEYESGITVVPSYGDEVDLGFGSGSGSEERSLYGYVEQEEEEVSTTMMRLATEPLMSPPRSYMEGMTSNAYMEEEMSSYQDMSLWSYNY, encoded by the coding sequence atggATAACAACGATGAGATTATGCTGGCGGAGATGACGCCGAAGAGGCGTGCAGGACGGAGAGTGTTCAAGGAGACACGTCACCCAGTTTACAGAGGAATACGGCGGAGGAACGGCGACAAATGGGTCTGCGAAGTCCGAGAGCCGATTCACCAACGCCGCATTTGGCTCGGGACTTATCCTACTGCGGAGATGGCGGCGCGTGCACACGACGTGGCGGCTTTGGCTCTGCGCGGGAGATCCGCGTGTTTGAATTTCGCCGACTCCGCCTGGAGGCTTCCGGTGCCGGAATCAACCGATCCCGATGTCATCAGGAGAGTCGCCGCGGAAGCGGCGGAGATGTTCAGGCCGACGGAATACGAGAGTGGAATTACGGTTGTGCCCTCTTATGGTGATGAGGTTGATTTAGGTTTTGGTTCTGGTTCGGGATCGGAGGAGAGGAGTTTGTATGGATATgtggaacaagaagaagaagaagtttccACGACGATGATGAGACTCGCGACGGAGCCGTTAATGTCGCCGCCGAGATCGTACATGGAAGGCATGACTTCTAATGCTTACATGGAAGAAGAGATGTCTTCTTACCAAGATATGTCACTGTGGAGTTACAACTATTAA
- the LOC106445572 gene encoding bifunctional dTDP-4-dehydrorhamnose 3,5-epimerase/dTDP-4-dehydrorhamnose reductase-like, whose amino-acid sequence MRDPTVSSYYSPVKSTITTERMGAEANGSSSSLNFLIYGRTGWIGGILGKLCEAQGISYTYGSGRLEDRRSLVADLDSVKPSHVFNAAGVTGRPNVDWCESHKVETIRTNVVGTLTLADVCRERGLVLINYATGCIFEYDSGHPLGSGLGFKEEDTPNFTGSFYSKTKAMVEELLKNYENVCTLRVRMPISSDLSNPRNFITKITRYEKVVDIPNSMTILDELLPISLEMAKRNLTGIWNFTNPGVVSHNEILEMYREFVDPSFTWKNFTLEEQAKVIVAPRSNNELDATKLKTEFPEMLSIKEALVKFVFEPNKKTEIKG is encoded by the exons ATGAGAGATCCCACAGTCTCTTCTTATTATTCGCCGGTGAAATCTACGATCACGACGGAGAGAATGGGTGCAGAAGCAAACGGCTCATCGTCATCTCTCAATTTCTTAATCTACGGCCGGACAGGCTGGATCGGCGGTATTCTCGGCAAGCTCTGCGAAGCTCAGGGGATCTCTTACACTTACGGCTCAGGCCGGCTCGAGGATCGCCGCTCGCTCGTCGCCGATCTTGACTCCGTCAAGCCGAGTCACGTGTTCAACGCCGCCGGAGTCACCGGACGACCGAACGTTGACTGGTGCGAGTCCCACAAGGTGGAGACCATCCGTACAAACGTCGTCGGAACTCTGACTCTCGCCGACGTTTGCAGGGAGAGAGGCCTCGTGCTGATCAACTACGCCACGGGTTGTATATTCGAGTACGACTCGGGTCATCCTCTCGGGTCGGGTCTCGGGTTTAAGGAAGAGGACACACCTAACTTCACCGGTTCGTTCTACTCCAAGACAAAGGCTATG GTAGAGGAACTGCTCAAGAACTATGAGAACGTATGCACACTCCGTGTAAGGATGCCCATCTCATCTGATCTCTCAAACCCGAGAAACTTCATCACCAAGATAACTCGGTATGAGAAAGTTGTGGACATCCCAAACTCGATGACGATTCTCGATGAGCTCCTTCCTATCTCTCTCGAGATGGCGAAGAGGAACCTGACAGGGATATGGAACTTCACTAATCCGGGGGTGGTGAGCCACAATGAGATACTAGAGATGTACAGAGAGTTTGTTGATCCGAGTTTCACTTGGAAGAACTTCACGTTGGAAGAACAGGCGAAAGTGATTGTAGCTCCGAGAAGTAACAATGAGCTTGATGCCACTAAGTTGAAAACGGAGTTTCCGGAGATGTTGTCTATAAAGGAAGCTCTTGTCAAGTTTGTGTTCGAACCAAACAAGAAGACAGAGATCAAAGGTTGA
- the LOC111198826 gene encoding expansin-A7-like, protein MGPISSSWSFKKFLAIVFVVFAISGEFVAGYYRPSPWRYAHATFYGDETGSETMGGACGYGNLFNSGYGLNTAALSTTLFKDGYACGQCFQIMCVQSKHCYYGNPSTVVTATNLCPPNWYQDTNNGGWCNPPRTHFDMAKPAFMKLANWKAGIIPVSYRRVPCKRSGGMRFQFQGNAYWLLIFVMNVGGAGDIKSMAVKGSRTNWISMSHNWGASYQAFSSLYGQSLSFRITSYTTGETVYAWNVAPSNWNAGMTYKSYTNFR, encoded by the exons ATGGGTCCGATCTCAAGTTCTTGGAGCTTCAAAAAGTTCTTGGCAATAGTCTTTGTCGTTTTCGCCATCTCCGGTGAGTTTGTCGCCGGATATTACAGGCCGAGCCCGTGGAGATACGCTCATGCCACTTTCTATGGCGACGAGACCGGTAGTGAAACCATGG GTGGTGCATGTGGATACGGAAACCTGTTTAACAGCGGTTACGGCCTGAACACGGCGGCACTAAGCACGACGTTGTTCAAAGACGGTTATGCATGCGGCCAGTGTTTCCAGATAATGTGTGTGCAGTCAAAACATTGTTACTATGGAAACCCATCGACGGTGGTCACAGCCACCAACCTCTGCCCTCCCAATTGGTACCAAGACACCAACAATGGTGGTTGGTGCAATCCTCCTAGAACCCATTTCGATATGGCTAAACCGGCTTTCATGAAACTCGCTAACTGGAAGGCTGGCATCATCCCTGTTTCATACCGCAG AGTCCCATGCAAAAGGAGTGGCGGTATGAGGTTTCAATTCCAAGGAAATGCGTATTGGCTTCTCATCTTTGTCATGAATGTCGGCGGCGCCGGAGACATCAAAAGCATGGCCGTGAAAGGTAGCAGGACGAATTGGATAAGCATGAGCCACAACTGGGGGGCCTCTTACCAAGCTTTTTCTTCTCTCTACGGCCAGTCTCTCTCTTTCCGGATCACTTCTTACACCACCGGTGAAACCGTCTATGCATGGAACGTTGCTCCGTCTAACTGGAACGCCGGTATGACTTACAAGAGTTACACCAATTTCCGCTGA